A region of the Numenius arquata chromosome 2, bNumArq3.hap1.1, whole genome shotgun sequence genome:
CAAAATCTCCATGACCCACAGGCGCTCACCCAGCACTGTGACTTGGGAGCGTGAGTTGTGGACAACTGAGAAAAAGGTCCTCTGCTCCGTCACTTGATGACCCGGACCGGGAGGGAGTGATGGAGTGTAGGGTTAGGGCCACACCATCagaaagcccccagccccacaagcaACTAGAAGTGGTCCTCCCTGCCCCAGACCTGAGCTGTCACTgagctcagctgctgctggtgaTCGCTCGGTACAAAAATGTGCTTGTTCCCtctcacacaaaaaaaccccaaaaaaacaacaacaaaaaaaaccccacaagccaaaccccccaaaaacaaaaaaaccacaagagttgcttaaaaaaaaccaacaaaacaaaaccaacaaaaacccctaaACCAAACTaccaaaaagatgaaaaaagcgACCTCTGCTCCTTTTTATTGATTGCATCATGAAATTCAATGTAGACTTCAATTTGGGGTGAGATTCTTGGTGCATAACTGGGTTTTGGGCCAGGCTTAGGCTGGTCCTCACCCCACTGCTTGCCCATCCCCAGGTTTTGGGGTCTGGTGCCGCGGGatgctcctctcctgccaaggAAGGCGGGGGCCGCCAGACAGCCGGGggtccctgcctgcatcccccgcCTCGCACCGGTCGGGGGGGATTGCGGGGAAGCGGGGATGCGCGGAAGGGATGCGGGAGCGAGCGCGGGGGGCGGGCTGCCGACAGTCGCCAGGGCAACCTGCCTCCATCTCCTGCCTTGCCCGGGCGGGGACACCCCGGAGGGACCCGCCGGGGCGAGGGGAATGCGAAGACGAGGTGCGCGGGGGGTCCcatccctcccgccccgccgcggtgCCCGGACTGCAGCATCCCGCCCGCCGCAGTGCCCGCAGCGCCGGCGCCGGGCCGCGCCaccggccggggcggcgggggggctccGTGCCGGCACAACCCCGGAGGATGGGGGGTCTTCTCACCGTGGCCACCACGAGCAGAAAACTGCACACCTaagagagaagggggaagggtacgtctgctgctttattttcaaCTGGAATGCAGAGCGCGTTAATCAGAaacttggattatttttatttatttatttttaatgggaaagcTGATTTTCGTGGCATGGTTGGGGGGTCGGGAGGGGGGTCGGGGAAGCCTGTACTGCCATCCGGCaagcttgtctgtctttcaaTTTAAAAGGTACGGATCCTTCTGGTCATCTGATTCAGGTCAAGAAGGACTTTGCATTGCCGACAGCCCGTGGAACCCACCAGAGCatctcccagtgcctgctgccgCCCCCCAGGAGGGAGGCTCTTTCAATCCCTGGAGGATTGAGAGGTAAAATATCTCCAGCTCGCGTTtctccttctgtttgcttttccagcaggGGTTAATGAAACCAATGAGATTTGTAGAGGCTTATTAAGGTGGTATTGATTCCCAGGCCGTGCCACTGGTCTGCTGCTGTGCCCCCGTGCACGGTTAATGCacaccccacccctccagcccctaaGACCCCAAATGGCCAGGATGCTCTGGCCTGGAGCGTGATGCTGCTGCCCTGAGGACTGACATGAAGGTGCTCGGCAGGATGGAGGGAGCAGAGAGGCCACAGCCGGAGCTGCCCAAAGCATGTGGCTGTGACCcagggggggaaggcaggggagcaTGCTTTGCATCTGCCGTGCGCCGCAGCTCTCatccccttctctctctgcccATGCCCTGCCTGCAGGCTGGCCCCCGTCCCCAGCAGTCCATGGACCACCACCCAGCATGAGCGCTGACACCGAGCAGCTCCCGGAAGGGGCTCAAGCAGCCAGCGTGCCCCTCTGGACCGTATCCAGCTGGGCTGCTTCCGAGGTGCCCCCCAACACCAGTGCAGCTGCAGGGGGGGCTGGCCGGCAGCAGGGGCAGGCGGAGTGGGGCGGCAAGACAGGTGAGATCGTGGGCATGGTGGTGATCCAGTGTATCTATGCCCTGGTgtgcctgctggggctgctgggcaaCTCCCTGGTGATCTTCGTCATCCTGCGCTATGCCAAGATGAAGACAGCCACCAACATCTACCTGCTCAACCTGGCCATTGCTGACGAACTCTTCATGCTCAGCATCCCCTTTGTGGCCACGTCAGCAGCCCTGCACCACTGGCCCTTCGGCCGGGCCCTGTGCCGCACCGTGCTGGGTGTTGACGGGCTAAACATGTTCACCAGCGTCTTCTGCTTGACCGTCCTCAGCCTGGACCGCTACATCGCGGTGGTGCACCCACTACGGGCAGCCACCTACCGCCGTCCCCGGGTGGCCAAGATGGTCAATGGAGGTGTGTGGCTCCTCTCCTTGCTGGTGGCTTCGCCCATCCCCATCTTTGCCGGTACAGCAACCACCCGCGATGGCCAAGCAGTGGCCTGCAACCTCCTGTGGCCAAGCCCAGCCTGGTCAGCCGCTTTTGTGGTCTACACCACCTTGCTGGGCTTCCTGCTGCCGGTGCTGGCCATGGGGCTGTGCTATCTGCTGATCGTGGGCAAGATGCGGGCAGTGGCACAGCGGGTGGGCTGGCAGCAACGCCGGCGCTCTGAGGGCAAGCTGACGCGCTTGGTGCTGATGGTGGTTGCCATGTTTGTGGTCTGCTGGATGCCCTTCTACGTGGTGCAGCTGGTCAACCTCCTACTGCCCGGACGCCTGGATGCCACCATCAACAACGCCTCCCTCATCCTCAGCTACTCCAACAGCTGCGCCAACCCCATCCTCTATGGCTTTCTCTCCGAAAATTTCCGGCACTCCTTCCACAGCGTCCTGCGCCGCTGCCTCGAcgccagcctctgctgctgccacgctggggagggggccagggaggaggaggaggaggaggaagagccccTCGACTACTGCGCCACTCCCCGGGGGGACGACAAGGGCAAGGGCTGCATGTGCCCACCCCTGTCCTGCCAGCAGGAGCCTGTGCACCCTGAGCCCTGCTGTAAGCCTGGGCCCCTCCTCACAAAGACCACCACCTTCTAGGGTGCCCCACACCTCACCAGCCCCTGCACAGGTGTCTCCACCAGGCATGGGCAAAGGGGACCCCGGCCGGAGAGAGGGCAAACTGCCATTCCCCATGCCACCGGTCCTCACTTGTGCTGTGCAgttcaacaaaataaaaagccataAGACTGGCCCCGTGATAACACTTAATTAAGTCGAGTGAGTAATTTTTGCTGTTACCTTCAGAAGCAAGGAGCCTTCCCTGGGATCAGGACGGTGAGGATTTCTAAATGCGTTAGTGAACAGTGACTAGCCACGGGGTGCGTGCCCCTCCGGAACAATAAAACACAAACTTCCTGTTCCTTCCCAAGACTTGCTCTGAAGATGGAGAACAGTCCTAAAATCCATCAGCCCCGCTGCCTATAGCAGAGTGAGGAGGTAGGACTGGACTGGACTTCTACATCAGCTCTGCAGGGCGTGGAGAGCACGGGATCAATTTGACCCCTTTGGATTCctctcatgttaaaaaaaaaaaaaaaaaagaaaaaaaaaaaagaggggggtttCTGAACATCTGAGATCAGAGCTTGAGACTACACAAACTAAGCCTTGGTAGGTGCCAAGGAGTCCCAGGGAGTCAGctaatggagaaaggaaaaaaacttaggTCCCACCAAGAAACCTTCCCTGCCCCGCCAAATTCCCAGGCAAAGGGATTTTAGCACACACACGAACACAAATATACTTTTCACAAGAAAACCCAGGAGAACCAAACCTCGCTCTCTTTGCCACACATAAACGCCAATGGTTCCATAGAAACTTGAGCTGAAGAACAGCACTGGGGCTATACCAGCTGGGCCACACTGAGGTAGCGTTAAAATAGCCATTTCCAGcttatttcattttaactttgTCCTTCTGTTATTCTTCTTCTCCATTATTTATGGCTCATTCCTTCTATTTTAATCACACTGGTGAAATAACCAGCAGGGCAATGTTTCCAGCCTGATGCTCCGCTaagagccccagctccttctttctttcttgtgctCCAGCATGGTTTGTGACttctggagctccggctgcaagCTGGGCTGGTGCTCAGTGAGGAAAAACCAGTCATTatagggagggggagaaagaataTTTCATTAGCAGCCTTCTATAAACCAGACTGTAAAAGCTTTATTGGTCTACACACAAAATCACCATGTGATTGTGCATTGCATAGGGTATatttccaataaataaataagtatttaCAAATGTGCCGGGTGTATAAAACAGTGGGTTGAACCATTTACATTAGGAAAGCTACAGTTCATACAAAAACTGAGATTTCTGCCGATGAGGCAGATGGGGGCGGAGGAACAAAGCAAAGTGGCAACGTGCTGACCACAAGATCTTTGCTCCTTCTTCCGTCAcccatcagttttaaaaaaactgaGCAGAACTCAGACAAAGGCAGGAGCATCCCAGCTCCTCACCATCCTGGGAAAATCATCATCTCCAGCCCAGTGGCATGCTTCCCAGCCGagaagaggggaaactgaggcctgGTCACCTTCCCTGGTCCCTGACAACTTGGCAAGCAGTGGCACATGTGCTTTCGCCCCACATTGATGCGGACCGAAACAGTCAGTTCCAGACAGAGACACCCCTCCTGTAACATATGCCTGACTTTTCCTTGGAGCCCTCCCAGCTGCTGGCTCGGGAAAAGGAAAGCTGAACGCCCTCCACTGCCTGCGAAGGGAGCAGAAACGGAGAAGCGCTCCATGCCTTCCACCTTCCCTGCTCTCTGGCGGGAGTATTGCAAGAGCGGGCTGGAAAGCAGGGAGTGTTTTTGGAAGCGGGGGTGATCACAGCTTTCCCCAAATTCTCTTTATCATTAAAAAATTGGCAGCATGGGGGAAACTAAATGTTACCCAGTTCCGTCCACTTCCCTCTCTCCATACATCCCAGTCTCCCTACAGTTTCTGGCTGGAGGTGGCACACCCCGAGGCGACTGGCTGAAGTCCCATCTCCTTTTCATGGGGGCCGCTGCACTTGTAATTCATGGTGGCAGGGGGCCTGCAGCGCTTCTTCACCAGGTGGTACCCCACGGCCAGGAGGACCATGGCCGCAGAGAGGACGCCCACAGCAATGCCCACCAGCGCACAGGGGTGGAGGTGCTCTACCTTCGGTGGGGTCTGGCTGGGGATGGGAGTCTGGGGTCCTGGCCCGAAATCCCCCGAGTAGgctccctcctcatcctcttctggGATTTTGATGCAGTTGTTCTGGTCGAGGAGCCGGTAGCCGGCGC
Encoded here:
- the SSTR4 gene encoding somatostatin receptor type 4 — translated: MSADTEQLPEGAQAASVPLWTVSSWAASEVPPNTSAAAGGAGRQQGQAEWGGKTGEIVGMVVIQCIYALVCLLGLLGNSLVIFVILRYAKMKTATNIYLLNLAIADELFMLSIPFVATSAALHHWPFGRALCRTVLGVDGLNMFTSVFCLTVLSLDRYIAVVHPLRAATYRRPRVAKMVNGGVWLLSLLVASPIPIFAGTATTRDGQAVACNLLWPSPAWSAAFVVYTTLLGFLLPVLAMGLCYLLIVGKMRAVAQRVGWQQRRRSEGKLTRLVLMVVAMFVVCWMPFYVVQLVNLLLPGRLDATINNASLILSYSNSCANPILYGFLSENFRHSFHSVLRRCLDASLCCCHAGEGAREEEEEEEEPLDYCATPRGDDKGKGCMCPPLSCQQEPVHPEPCCKPGPLLTKTTTF